In Salvelinus namaycush isolate Seneca chromosome 12, SaNama_1.0, whole genome shotgun sequence, the DNA window gacctgccttacaacaggcctacaagccctcagtccagcctctctcagcctattgtggacagtctgagcactgatggagggattgtgcgttcctggtttaactcgggcagttgttgttgccatcctgtacctgtcccgcaggtgtgatgttcggatgtacccatcctgtacaggtgttgttacacgtggtctgccgctgcgaggacgatcagctgtctgtcctgtccctgTAGCGCTGTAAATGGCGTCTCACAGAATGGACatcgcaatttattgccctggccacatctgcagtcctcatgcctccttgcagcatgcctaaggcacgttcacccagatgagcagggaccccaaactttagtgtcctaagttttcagaactgtgaccttaattgcctaccgtctgtaagctgttagtgtcttaatgaacatgcacctgtagaacggtcgttaattgtttatggttcattgaacaagcatgggaaacagtgttaaaaccctttacaatgaagatctgtgaagttattttgagtTTTACGAATAATCTTTGAAAGacggggtcctgaaaaagggacgttttctttgtttgctgagtttattttatgCAAGCAGTGAGTACTGTATATTCTCTTTTTTGCGAGTAGTGAGTTACAgtataatctgtttgtctttgcTTTATGTTGGTTTGTCATGTGGTCAACCCCTGCAGGACCAGGACAGGGAGTATGTAGGCTTTGCTACTCTGCCCAACCAGGTACACAGGAAGTCAGTGAAGAAGGGATTTGAGTTCACTCTGATGGTGGTAGGTGAGGACAGGGGAAGGGCTGTCAGGGAGTTGTAGTTTGTTCACTTTCATGACAATGTTTCCACTGCTAAATTAGAAGTATTTAGCAGGGATATGATCAGGGTCTGAGGCTAAGCAGGATCTCTTGCGCTCTATCTCCCTCATTCTCTTcatcattctctccctccctctttctctaggAGAGTCTGGTCTGGGTAAATCTACACTAGTCAACAGTCTGTTCCTTACAGACCTCTACAAGGACAGGAAGGTGCTGAATGCAGAGGGTGAGAGTGTGATTTCTCAATGGGGGTCCATTACTGTTGCTATTGTACTTCTGCAACATCAAGTTGTATCCTGTGGAGTGGTTTGTCTCTACTGtacctacccaaccctgatctaCAAGATTGATTTTATATAACCTCTGATCTTTTTTTTGATTGTGTGTGCGCGCATCTGTGTGTTGTCCAGAGAGGCTGGCTCAGACTGTGGGCATCACTAAGAACACAGTGTGCATCGAGGAGAAGGGAGTGAAGCTCAAACTCAATGTAGTGGACACACAAGGCTATGGAGATGCCATCAATAATACAGACAGGTATATAGGTATTCACCGGTACATGTAGAGTCATAAAGACGCAAAATAGTAATAAGCTTAGCCTCGTCTCAAAATGACAGTCCTCCCCAGAGCCATTGTGCGCGCTTGTGAATGTGTGTCATGGGAGCTGTACTTACACACacttctgtcctgtgtgtgtgtgctgctgtagCTATAAGTGTGTGTCCGACTACATTGACCATCAGTTTGAGCAGTACCGCAGGGATGAATTCGGCCTGAACAGAAAGAACATCCAGGATAACAGAGTCCACTGCTGCCTCTACTTCATCTCTCCCTTCGGACATGGGTACCATACTACACACACTCATACTACACACTCAACCTATACAAACGTTacacactgtgtgtctgtgtgtgtgttgtcagtctGCGGCCATTGGATGTAGAGTTTATGAGGGCTCTGCAGGACAAGGTCAACATCATCCCTGTTGTGGCCAAATCTGATAGTCTCACTTATGATGAGGTAAAGAAGAAGAAGATCAGGGTAAATAAAAGTTTTCCAGACCCTAGTTAGTGACATGTCTCAAGCTATCACCTTTCCCACCAATTGTTTATTTCACCGTGCAGATATTTTACCTTTATTACACATTTTCACTCTAAAATAGAAGCCAGAGGTTTATGCCTGTAAACCTAACTCCCTCCCTTTTCCCCTCggtctcccccccaccccctctcccccttcctcctgctccttctcacTCTTTTACCCACTAtctccccctcactccccctctctctcgcttcccctctccctccccctttcttgCCTTCTATATCTCCCCTTCCCCCTATCCCGCTCCCCTATCCCTTGTAttctccctccctttttctctacttaactctccccctccctcccccttcttcctccccCATACAGATCCTAAGTGAGATAGATAAGTACAGGTTAAAGATCTACCAGTTACCAGACT includes these proteins:
- the LOC120056688 gene encoding septin-4-like, whose product is MESFLREFPQDSYNCSSHQGTGSISENFCYSSPLPEHRYLATPTSWTSDRHPLSKSPWGCLDPYTSEDQDREYVGFATLPNQVHRKSVKKGFEFTLMVVGESGLGKSTLVNSLFLTDLYKDRKVLNAEERLAQTVGITKNTVCIEEKGVKLKLNVVDTQGYGDAINNTDSYKCVSDYIDHQFEQYRRDEFGLNRKNIQDNRVHCCLYFISPFGHGLRPLDVEFMRALQDKVNIIPVVAKSDSLTYDEVKKKKIRILSEIDKYRLKIYQLPDCDSDEDEEFRRQDMELKRSVPFAVIGSNMVVDVNGRRIRARLYPWGVVEVENPYHSDFVHLRNMLVRTHMQDLKDMTHDTHYESYRAQ